The nucleotide sequence AATCCTGTAACTGTAAATATGGGAGTCCAAATATGTCATGTTATCATTAATAAATGAAGAACTGATCTTTGATCGAGTTCAATTCCCATTACGTTTAACCCTTGTCCTAGGATCTCTTTCTGCTAACCATTGCCACCTGGTTCAGCCCATGTTAAAGTACCTGGGCCTTTGCCTTCAAAGCATTCCAAGAGAACTCACAGCAAGAAAGAATAATACTGACTCAGTCATCCCAGAAATTGACAGGATATTTTCTTCTTACATTCATGTATCCGATGTTGATGATTCAATTTAAAATGCATAACTATAATGCCAGTATAAGCGCACATCACATTTGAACCTCAAAGAGAACTGATTGAGGACTACATATCACAGACCATAAAACTCCAGAAACAGATTTTAGTGAAATATTAATTAGGGATAGCAAAGAAGGCATCTTATATTTTTTCGTGACTTTGTTGCAGTTCTGATTCCATCTACTGGGTGATTTCTACAAAGTCCAGACCTGCTATTTTAAAGAAGACATTCACTTCTCTCCATTTAATTAGGCAGTTTCTTTAATTTACTTCTTTCGAGACAAACATCAATTCTTTCACCTATCTCAACATGTAAAAACTGAATTGGCTATGACAATGCATAAGAATTTTCTCAGAGAAAacatgacatataagccaagcAGTTATTAGTCAAAGGGAGATACTGTGAAGAAAGTACTAATATTGCTTGGCAAATAGTCGTTAATACTGAGATCCCACCCCCAACCATTCCAGAataaaagagagaaggaaaccTAGTACTGGAAAGTAAGTCAAGAAAAAAGTTGAGAAATTAATTAGTGAAAGAATAAACACGATTTAGTTCTTTGGCATTATCTTAATGAAGTTATGGAACTCGTGATAAATTAAACTCAATAGGTATTCTTGACAAATGCCATTTTATCTAAACATAGAAAAATTGGCAAAAAAAGAACACATGATCTTTTGCTTTCTTGTTATGGAAAGTAGAAATGAAAAAATTTCAGTATAGAATATCATTGTTATGCAGCATGATCTGGCAAGTTAACTATACTAGCTAATAAGAAAGTGCTTCCACAAACCTGCAGAGAATGATTTCTTGAGTTCTTGTACAGCCCTATTTCTCATAACTGCATCCCACACAGCTTTATCAGATGACAAAGAAACAACCATCCtctgtaaagaaaaagaaaccagagaatGAAACTAATTCATGCATACAACTGCATAACTCAAGaagtaaataaaaaaatgttATCCTAGACAAAAATCTTCACTCATGCTTCAGGGTAAGCTTGGCAAATTTAATTCACCATTTGCAGCAGTTATAATATTGAGTAGTACACAAGACACTAATAACTATGTTTTGCATAGAATTACGGTAATTTATGGTAACTTGACATAGAATGATGTAAAAGAGCAGAAACTatacaaataaatgattttctctCTAACAGTATGAAGAACTGCATTACATTTGATATATTAATACGTTTCAGATGATGTAATTTAATTGAAGAATTTGAAGGCGCAACTATAGATGATGTATTATAAAGAATAAGCTCtaacataaaaatataataatattctgCAGGATAACTAAAGAAAAGGGAAGACAAGCATGAATGGCAAAAAAAAAGCATCCAAACACTACCATAAAGagagaaaatgaaaagaaaagagtatgAACTCCTAGTGTTACCTGAACAGATGGATTTGACTGCAATAGGTCAAATGCATTGATAATTTTTTCTCCTCCTTGAGATTTAAAAGCTTTTAAGCTATTAAAATGCAGCGCATGCTCCATATGAAGATGTGGTGCTTGCTCAATCCTCACTGATTCTGGTTCAGCTGAACAATCTTTCTGCATTATGTCAGATGAAATAGGCATTTCACCAACAGCATCCTCCAGACAACAACAAATTCCATCTTTAAAAGTATGGCAATGTGTGGCTTGAACAAATAACCTACAAGAAACAAATTATTCCACAAATATAGCTATTGTAGAATAACAGAAgtcatcagcatgcaaaaaattttGATAGGTAATGATTCGCGGATCAGTATGAGGTAGTTACGCTAGCATAAGAAATCTTCAAACAAATGACCAAATATGTAAGAGAAAATTATCCAGTTCTATTCTCATTTGAAATGAACCATGCATGTGATGAGCTATAGTGAGATCTGCTGTTTATTTTCCATAAAAATAACCGAATCATTCTGTAGTTTAATTCTATCGTAGTAAGAAGTGGTAAGATACAGACAAGATGGCACTCCTCCATCTAAATGACTTCTCAGATACTGTCCTCATCCATTTGTACATTTCATGCATGTTTATTAACAGCAGTTGTCATTATCTGTTAAAACTTGCCCATTTACTGCATGTAATTACCtgaataaattgataaattacAACATATGCTTAGTTTTTGGCACACATGTTAAGTCCCTTTAGATTGGATTCTGTACCTAAGATCTAAAGATGACTAAAATGGGAGTTCAATGCCAAAGAGTAAAGAAACTTGAGGGAATTAACCATCAAGGCAGCAATCAAGGATCACAAACTCTAACTGCAAATAGACTTAAAACATGCTCCATTAGATTCATCTAAACATGAGCattacaagaaagaaaaaaaagacaggCATAAAGATGATGTAAATGAAAGGACGTATGGTAACTAAAGCAACAATCTTCGTCGACTTATCATAACGACTGAAGCGTGACCATGTTGCAGTTGTGCCACTGACAGTCTGACATGTCAATTTTCTCAACTTAGCATAACAGCCCAATCATTAATCAGATAAAGAAATCAAACCAAATACTTGTGATATCCAATATATTTAAGTTTAATGGTCATCTGTAGGCAGCTTTGAGGAGTCAGCTCTGTTAAGAAATGCAGCAAGTTGCTCCTAAATTCTATTTATATGCAGAAGACATTTGTCGAAATATTCCTGTAGTTACTTGGGGCTAATCAACCTTATGTAACTACCATACCTTGTTTAGTCCTCCAAATTATCATATCAAGCCCCACCATAAACATTTGCAAAACATTTTGTAAGTAGTGATCGATGCAAAAATCATAGTCACAAGAGTTTTTATTCGGGAACAATTTGGTGTGACATAATGATTCCGAATtcagagaaaaaaaatctagcaaATTTTGCCAGAAGTTGGGAAACAGTTCGGAAAACCAAACTTAgacataaaataataaaactaaCACAATTAAGTTTGCTAAAACATTTCTatatttacttgcttaaaaataagTATAGGAGAGTATAGGAGAGACAAGAATAACAAATGATAGCAAAAACATCCCCGCCTACCAACACTTTATGGTATCACTAGTTTGTAACACATAAGAGCCTCTTAAATCACTCgtgaataaatcataaaattcaTGTATAATCCTATAATAATTCAGTTGTAGATTGGTTCCTTTTCGGAGATACTTCAGAGAATCGCTAAGCCAAGAAGAAAACTGAGAATAGCttgagaatttttttaaaaattcggAGAATATTGTATCTATGATAGAAGTTAGAGTATGTAACCATCGGGACAGACATGCTGTGACAAATTATAACAGCGCCAATTAACAACAAAAAATGGTTCCAGCAATCATTAAACGATCGTCACAGATAACAGAATTCGAACATCAAAAACGAACTATCTGCATATCCAAATAGAGCGTGAAGAGGGGGGgggacaaaaagaagaagagtctACTGATTGAGAGCAGAGACGGCCGCCTCGGCCTCCTCCCTGGATGGAGCCGGCTCGAAGACAAGGTGCCCGGCGACGGCCAGCTCCCGAGGGTGGGAGTGCCAGCTCGCCGCCGACGAGGAGGTGGCGAcggaggggggaggaggagaggcgGAGGAGATGGGGAGGATGCGCGCGGGCGTGGCGGGCGTCGCGGCGCCGGCCGCGGCCGAGAGCACGCCCTTTGCGGCGCCCACCCCGACCGCGCGGCCCATGGGACGGAGCGCGCTGCCTCCGCCCATTCCGGGTCTCGTCCCTCTCCCTGCGTTACTCCACGGTGGTTCGATTTATCTTGACATGGTTTTGGATGGGGTTTGTGGATAGGAGGCTTCCTTCTGCTGATTTAATAGCGCAAAACAGTGGCGTAGCCCAAAGCCTTTGAGCTCTAAGTTGAACAAATAAGGCCCATAGTACTCAAAACTTTGAGGAACAAATACAGCCCATCATTCCTCGCTTCTCAGCCAAATCCAGAGTTGTGTTCCAGACCAAATTCAGAAACTTTGATCATGCAAACACAACACATCAATTTGATTAGTGAATCTGTTTGAAACTAGATTGTTTAGATTGTGACTTTTGGagctattttttaaatttctgtTGGGAGGCTATTATGcaggggggggtggggggggggaagTGATTCCTTTATCAGCAGATATGGTATGCAGTGCTGCATGCTATTCTCAATTGTGATAAAATTGTTATTCAGAGATATGTTAAGCCTCCAGTTTCACACATGTGAACTGATAGGCAAGCTGCTACTAAGAAGGTAATTGGTTTAACTTTTAATTACCTTCATAAAGGTTGATCGTGGAATTTATGATTAGTTTATGGCTCTCTGGCCTGTCTCGAAAGTTTACTCACTGATTCTTCTTTCTGCACCCTTTTTGTAAGTATACACTTTTGGCAAGTTTCGAATCATTCATTTTTGCTTCTAATATAAGGATATGTCATCTATCGTGTTCGTGTATCACTCAACTCAAGTTCCAAGCAAACAAGAGGTCTGTAGCTGAGGAGAGAGCAGGATGGAAGTTGGGAGGTCTGAGGGTTCTGAACTCATACTGGGTCTATTGAGGTTGGGAGGAAAAGCGACCCAAATAACAATATCTTTACACCATTGATGGTCCAAGACTTTTATTTTGCCATCCTGCTATGAGTTTTCTTGTTCCTATGCTTGTGCACTTGTTGTGCTAAGCCTGAGAAGGGATTTGACGGTATCATTTTTGTAGGTTGAAGCCTCTTCATTCCGAGCTCAGAATTTGCGATGATAATCCGGCGCTTTACAAGATGTTGCTTGTTCTTAGGAAGAAAACAACCACAGTCAGGGGCTGGAAATTCCATAATGTTCATACATGTTATAGTTATGGATGCTATTCTGTATGGATTTCAAATTTGGGATATTTAAAACTCAGTCTTATTGATGTTCTTGAGGGTTAGTTATGCTGACAGTATTTAACAATCCTAGAGCCAGTCTGATGGTGGGTTTCCTTAGGATCATTTACTAGAGGATTATCtgttatctagaattcgaaGATCTAGTTAACTTGCATCTTTGGAGACAGTTCATCATTCTATCATCTGAAGTATCTACCATCATATTATCAACAAACGACTTTACTCCAAGATTGAATCCTCTCTAGTTGTATGATAATTCAGTGAGCAAATGATCccataataaatttaatatttacatTTACTACCAAAGCATGGCCCACACTGAGCTCTGCAAAATTTAACATCTAATAACACTCCTCCAGATCCTCGAGCATCCTCAGATACATGTGCAACCATTTGCATCTCCTATATTCTGCTCTGGTTGTTTTATGCCATATAAATCCCTGTTGAAGCATCAAAGCCTGCAACTTTCTGTGGCTGAAGCCAGCCTCACCATTTCCAACCTTTTAACAGCAAATCATCCTTGCTATCATGGCTCTGCGAGACTTTATACCATATTCCCTAGCCATATATCTTAAAAGgtatacttttgcatggatgtttACTCGCAGCTATAAGGATTGATGTTTGAATTACATGCACTGATATCCTGATACAGTGAAAGAAAACCAGGTgatgaaaaatatccttaaagTTGATACGCTTAGTTGAAGTGATGAACTGGAATCTGGAAAAGAAAGACACATTTATATGTCATAGAGTGGAAGAAGCAGCATAACCGGACTACCCTCGAGAACAAAATACATGAAAGCATCATCATTTGGGACAACTGTTCCCTTTCTGTTGGAGAGAATAGTGAGAGACAGATTTTGAATGTTAACTAGATTGACAAGACCTCTTCCATGGTAACAAAACGGCCTTTCTCAATTGAAAGTTGACCTGCAACACCAATGGCAACTGCGAGAAACCCGTCATTCAAGTCAACAGCAGGGGCACCACCACCTTGAGCTTTGACTGCAGACAGGAAGTTTAGGTGTTCTAAATAGCTCGATCCATGATGCAGTCCGTCATATCTGGAGAACACAAACTATTTAAATCATTGGaggctataaaaaaaaaaggaaaagaagagaaaaaaaaataagaataaatgaACCACATCAAGCCATTCAGAATCAAAGTCATGTTAGGATATGAGAATGATAGGTTGTTGCAGAATGGAAGGCAATGaatcttataaattttttaCATCTTGACatgtttaaattttataaatttagtCTGATATAGCTGGCATGAGTGTGCTTTCACCTGGTTCAAAGATAATTTTATATTGCAAGTGGGTGTTCTATCAATATCAATAGTTAACCTCCACATCTGCAGTGCAACAACTGCTATTGTTACTGGCTTTAACAACTCTTATTGCAGAAAAGCTTGAGATCCACATCATCC is from Phoenix dactylifera cultivar Barhee BC4 chromosome 18, palm_55x_up_171113_PBpolish2nd_filt_p, whole genome shotgun sequence and encodes:
- the LOC103717414 gene encoding uncharacterized protein LOC103717414, coding for MGGGSALRPMGRAVGVGAAKGVLSAAAGAATPATPARILPISSASPPPPSVATSSSAASWHSHPRELAVAGHLVFEPAPSREEAEAAVSALNQLFVQATHCHTFKDGICCCLEDAVGEMPISSDIMQKDCSAEPESVRIEQAPHLHMEHALHFNSLKAFKSQGGEKIINAFDLLQSNPSVQRMVVSLSSDKAVWDAVMRNRAVQELKKSFSAVGSTEPQSSSGGPDINTRILRWILENTMIKIMECIDKITMLVNELFHPGEREKDMGVFDDLLRSSFMLSVMVLIVVVATRLQRT